The nucleotide sequence AATATGTGATTTGACAGAAAAAAAAGATTTTTTCCTTAATCAGCTTTCTTCCGGGGAACTACAACGTGCGCTTATAGCCAAAGCCATTGCACAGGATACCGGAGTTGTTCTAATGGATGAACCGTTTTCTAACCTTGACCCGAAGTTTACCCTGAAGATTATAGAAATAATAGAATCCATTAAAATGAATAAAACCATTATTATCGCAGTTCATGATGTTAATATTGCCCACTATTTATGCGATAAACTGGTAGGGCTAAAAAATGGCGGGCTATATTTTGCATTTGACAACAGCTCAGAATTTGATGTAGAAAAGATTAATAGTCTGTATGAGGTGAATTTCAGGTATACGGACGGTAATGTTGTTTTAGATTTTAAATAAATTGCTGCAGCG is from Flexistipes sinusarabici DSM 4947 and encodes:
- a CDS encoding ABC transporter ATP-binding protein, with translation MNIGLKNLKIRYNTGFTLDIDNLIFPSGVITGILGPNGSGKSTLLKLISGIIDSQAGEITAGGKDIKTLSKAEVARCISYVPPQLDNFPMIRVFNLLEAGRYPYSLGFGILDKKDNEKINEALEICDLTEKKDFFLNQLSSGELQRALIAKAIAQDTGVVLMDEPFSNLDPKFTLKIIEIIESIKMNKTIIIAVHDVNIAHYLCDKLVGLKNGGLYFAFDNSSEFDVEKINSLYEVNFRYTDGNVVLDFK